In one window of Helianthus annuus cultivar XRQ/B chromosome 17, HanXRQr2.0-SUNRISE, whole genome shotgun sequence DNA:
- the LOC110924517 gene encoding uncharacterized protein LOC110924517, with product MDNQDFYNLFSGVGATQSPTSIMQNINLENELGTMQKPPKLMSLDEYSGWSGRFKNWVQANHLECWIKIERKYVPPVDGLNMLKTIASLTDAEQIEFKAEKKMVSILQQAIKEDILVLLQHDDSAQSIWQALEQKFKGSASMIKSKKALIKKEFDIFTGIKGESTKKLIESSDFVNYSLSVFIEKIEAHELELVKIKKMNSANMPQDVSLYYKNSPATSNVQSPKIQTGFSADNTSSAAPNAYQSSQSTPFANYEPNVKISEQNSPQSSTGQAIYHRPNQQPAVQRPQIENKPEKALIVNQDDEKVASGFSWDKYVPGNDDQAMMAEVVEITETVAESKIIDEEVTEVAEEVVTEMVDEVSVVVVEEVVEIVDQVIPEVVEKVSTDSSAKAEESVTEVLNFQSRQEEFVYTMKSILPPNVFDSFADYFEEPRTGTCPRFEAEKEEVEEMIDVSKEMTEEALKEIADKALMSKLKEVDSDIQESVDKVSVLGEEIGVLEVKVVKSSESESIQVGKVVCEDKNVLDDESENSEKANSVKSVCDSEEDGNFLDGYLSKTDKTQTLKVETVTTSFVEYDKRVCYRCNEIGHMAKQCQKVFKKPVVGKSVQNQVVEKPKVEKPKGLPKSVLSRWIMDSGASRHMTGSLALLYDVKAINGSYVGFVGNQGGRIVGQGKLTNGVISFDKVNYIVELTNNFLSISQICDKDFSVHFTKSECLVLKPGFKVPDELVLLRAPRVNDLYIRYECCNANNSSKTMFCYKIKSY from the exons ATGGATAATCAGGATTTTTACAACCTGTTTTCGGGAGTTGGTGCTACTCAAAGTCCGACGAGCATCATGCAAAACATCAACTTAGAAAACGAACTGGGAACCATGCAGAAGCCGCCAAAGTTGATGAGTTTAGATGAGTATTCGGGATGGTCCGGGAGATTCAAAAATTGGGTGCAGGCCAACCATCTAGAGTGCTGGATAAAAATCGAACGGAAGTATGTTCCTCCGGTAGATGGGTTGAATATGTTGAAGACCATCGCAAGTCTTACAGATGCAGAGCAGATTGAATTCAAAGCAGAAAAGAAGATGGTTAGCATTCTGCAGCAAGCAATAAAAGAGGATATACTAGTTCTGCTACAACACGATGATAGTGCACAGTCGATATGGCAAGCTTTAGAACAGAAATTCAAAGGCAGTGCGTCGATGATCAAGAGTAAGAAAGCActgataaagaaagaatttgatatattCACGGGAATTAAAGGTGAATCGACAAAGAAGCTTATTGAAAG ttcAGATTTCGTGAACTATAGTTTGAGTGTGTTTATAGAGAAGATAGAGGCTCATGAGTTGGAATTGGTAAAGATCAAAAAGATGAACTCAGCAAATATGCCACAAGATGTGTCTTTGTATTATAAGAATAGTCCGGCAACATCAAATGTTcagagtccgaagattcaaaccggGTTTAGTGCAGACAACACTTCATCTGCTGCTCCAAATGCCTATCAATCGAGTCAGTCGACTCCATTTGCCAACTACGAGCCGAATGTCAAAATCTCAGAGCAAaattctcctcaaagttctacagg ACAAGCTATATATCATCGACCAAATCAACAACCAGCTGTTCAGAGGCCTCAGATCGAGAATAAACCAGAGAAGGCGCTTATtgtaaatcaagatgatgaaaaagttgcttCTGGGTTTAGTTGGGATAAGTACGTACCGGGAAATGATGATCAGGCAATGATGGCTGAGGTAGTTGAGATTACCGAGACAGTTGCAGAGTCGAAGATTATTGATGAGGAAGTTACTGAGGTTGCTGAGGAAGTAGTTACTGAGATGGTAGATGAAGTTTCTGTAGTGGTGGTTGAAGAAGttgttgagattgttgatcaaGTGATTCCGGAGGTTGTTGAAAAGGTTTCTACAGATAGTTCTGCAAAAGCTGAGGAATCAGTGACTGAAGTTCTCAACTTTCAATCACGGCAGGAGGAATTTGTTTATACAATGAAATCTATTCTGCCTCCTAatgtttttgattcttttgcagattattttgaagagCCAAGAACTGGAACGTGTCCGAGATTTGAAGCAGAGAAAGAAGAAGTCGAGGAGATGATCGACGTGTCGAAGGAAATGACTGAAGAAGCTCTAAAAGAGATTGCAGATAAAGCGCTGATGAGCAAGttaaaagaggtagattcagacatCCAGGAGTCAGTTGATAAAGTGTCAGTTCTAGGAGAGGAAATTGGAGTCCTAGAGGTCAAAGTTGTCAAATCGTCTGAGTCAGAGTCAATTCAAGTCGGTAAAGTTGTCTGTGAGGATAAGAAT gtgttggatgatgaaAGTGAAAATTCTGAGAAGGCTAACTCGGTGAAGTCTGTCTgtgattctgaggaggatgggaatTTCTTAGATGGTTACTTGTCGAAAACGGATAAAA cacaAACGCTGAAAGTGGAAACTGTTACTACCTCTTTTGTAGAGTATGATAAACGTGTGTGCTATCGTTGCAATGAAATCGGACATATGGCTAAACAATGTcagaaagtttttaagaaaccAGTTGTTGGAAAATCTGTTCAAAATCAAGTGGTTGAGAAGccaaaggttgaaaaacctaag gggctgcccaagtctgtTCTTTCgaggtggataatggacagcggagcATCACGCcacatgactgggtcattagctCTCTTATATGATGTCAAAGCGATAAATGGAAGCTACGTGGGGTTTGTTGGAAACCAAGGTGGCAGAATTGTCGGCCAGGGAAAGCTTACCAACGGCGTAatatcttttgacaaagtgaactatattGTAGAGTTGACAAACAACTTTTTGAGTatatcacaaatctgtgataaggaTTTTAGCGTTCATTTTACAAAATCAGAGTGTTTGGTTTTAAAgccagggtttaaagtccctgatgagttggtgctGTTGCGCGCTCCGAGGGTTAACGATCTTTACATTAGATATGAGTGCTGCAACgccaacaactcctcaaaaacaatgttttgttaCAAAATCAAAAGCTACTGA